A stretch of Myceligenerans xiligouense DNA encodes these proteins:
- a CDS encoding exodeoxyribonuclease III, with protein MRIATWNVNSLRARVDRTLAVLERWDLDVLAIQETKCRDEQFPFAAFAGAGYEVAHTGLSQWNGVAIASRVGLDDVATSFPGQPGFRKPLTGSAPPATLLDVEPPVEARAIGATCGGVRVWSLYVPHGRALDDPHYRYKLAWLERLHDAARDWAVDPGAQVALLGDWNVIPLDTDVYDVADFAGKTHVSPLERTAFGAFAEVGYTEVTREHVPAEHAYTYWDYQRLAFPRDKGLRIDFAWTTAALAERVRSVRIDREERKGKGASDHVPVILELAD; from the coding sequence GTGCGGATCGCCACCTGGAACGTCAACAGCCTTCGTGCGCGCGTCGACCGCACGCTCGCAGTCCTCGAGCGCTGGGATCTCGACGTCCTGGCGATCCAGGAGACCAAGTGCCGTGACGAGCAGTTCCCGTTCGCCGCGTTCGCCGGCGCCGGGTACGAGGTGGCGCACACCGGCCTGAGCCAGTGGAACGGGGTCGCGATCGCCTCCCGGGTCGGGCTGGACGACGTCGCGACGTCCTTCCCGGGGCAGCCCGGTTTCCGGAAGCCGCTCACCGGCTCCGCGCCGCCGGCCACCCTGCTCGACGTCGAACCGCCCGTCGAGGCTCGCGCCATCGGTGCGACCTGCGGCGGGGTCCGCGTGTGGAGCCTGTACGTGCCGCACGGGCGCGCCCTCGACGATCCTCACTACCGGTACAAGCTCGCCTGGCTGGAGCGGCTGCACGACGCGGCGCGGGACTGGGCGGTCGATCCGGGCGCTCAGGTGGCACTCCTGGGCGACTGGAACGTGATCCCGCTGGACACGGATGTGTACGACGTCGCCGACTTCGCCGGGAAGACCCACGTGTCCCCGCTGGAGCGCACGGCGTTCGGCGCCTTCGCCGAGGTGGGCTACACCGAGGTCACGCGAGAGCACGTGCCGGCCGAACACGCCTACACGTACTGGGACTACCAGCGTCTCGCGTTCCCCCGCGACAAGGGCCTGCGCATCGACTTCGCCTGGACGACGGCGGCCCTGGCGGAGCGGGTGCGAAGCGTGCGGATCGACCGGGAGGAACGCAAGGGAAAGGGCGCGAGCGACCACGTGCCGGTGATCCTGGAGCTGGCGGACTGA
- a CDS encoding HNH endonuclease signature motif containing protein — MPSAKGGGSMRAEREFPGESCAPEDLDRLAPGVGLAAALEELARTGGEPSLDALSDEELRTVIAGWERVVSWARAAQAQAAAELVARTDGVLARDSAAGEIAGRLQVTTGEAWQIAMRGEGCGIHRQLSQALAAGRIDAKKADTFLRAGADLTVAERGEAIAELLPAAPWHTWKWISEQLNARAATLHGRKARRRDLLDRCNVWAEQAGPGRGRIVADLPVTDAAMTFNAVQAAARSLKDTPGETRPLGALRAAAFTALVTGNVVLPCLEAGENDDVAGGEVASEPPRLVEPVLDTDLIPVPGVPDDPCGLRLTAPAPGPGSAADVTVAAGTRLRVIDVPATVNVTVPATMLLDPDDATPGVLEGLGPIPAEDAARIAADATWRRLLTDPVAGVLTDYSSRTYAPGVTLRAAVTARDRTCRFPGCDRPATVGGRAALDLDHIEAFDHDHRYQPGEPGQTRANNLHPLCRKHHNLKTHANWRVTRDPGTGVTRWTAPAGATAVVGPAVVDPVIRYGLAHGMTLAEPPGRPTTPSGRASEENEESPASGPPPF; from the coding sequence GTGCCATCAGCGAAGGGAGGCGGTTCGATGCGGGCGGAGCGAGAGTTCCCGGGGGAGTCCTGTGCGCCGGAGGACCTGGACCGCCTCGCTCCGGGAGTGGGTCTGGCCGCCGCGCTGGAAGAACTGGCCCGCACGGGCGGCGAGCCCTCGCTCGACGCCCTGTCCGACGAGGAGCTCCGCACCGTCATCGCCGGGTGGGAGCGCGTCGTGTCGTGGGCGCGGGCCGCGCAGGCGCAGGCCGCCGCGGAGCTCGTCGCCCGCACCGACGGAGTCCTGGCGCGGGACTCCGCCGCCGGCGAGATCGCCGGGCGGCTGCAGGTGACCACCGGTGAGGCGTGGCAGATCGCGATGCGTGGCGAAGGCTGCGGCATCCACCGGCAGCTCAGCCAGGCGCTGGCGGCGGGCCGCATCGACGCCAAGAAGGCCGACACCTTCCTGCGCGCCGGGGCCGACCTGACGGTCGCGGAGCGTGGCGAGGCGATCGCCGAGCTGTTGCCGGCGGCACCTTGGCACACGTGGAAGTGGATCAGTGAGCAGCTGAACGCCCGCGCCGCGACGCTCCACGGCAGGAAGGCACGGCGCCGCGACCTGCTCGATCGCTGCAACGTGTGGGCCGAGCAAGCCGGCCCGGGTCGCGGGCGCATCGTCGCCGATCTCCCCGTCACCGATGCCGCCATGACCTTCAACGCCGTCCAGGCCGCCGCCAGGTCCCTCAAGGACACGCCCGGTGAGACCCGTCCCCTGGGCGCGCTGCGGGCGGCCGCATTCACCGCGCTGGTCACCGGGAACGTCGTCCTGCCGTGCCTGGAAGCAGGCGAGAACGACGACGTCGCCGGTGGCGAGGTCGCGAGCGAGCCGCCGCGGCTGGTCGAGCCGGTACTGGACACGGACCTCATCCCGGTCCCGGGCGTTCCTGATGATCCTTGCGGTCTGCGACTGACCGCCCCTGCGCCCGGCCCGGGATCGGCTGCCGACGTCACCGTCGCGGCCGGTACGCGTCTGCGCGTCATCGACGTCCCGGCGACCGTGAACGTGACCGTGCCGGCCACGATGCTGCTGGACCCGGACGACGCGACCCCTGGCGTCCTGGAAGGACTCGGCCCGATCCCGGCCGAGGACGCCGCGCGGATCGCCGCGGACGCGACCTGGCGCCGCTTGCTCACCGACCCGGTCGCCGGGGTGCTGACCGACTACTCCAGCCGCACCTATGCCCCGGGCGTCACCCTGCGCGCCGCCGTGACGGCCCGTGACCGGACCTGCAGGTTCCCCGGCTGCGACCGGCCCGCCACGGTCGGTGGCAGAGCGGCCCTCGACCTCGACCACATCGAGGCGTTCGACCACGATCACCGGTACCAGCCCGGTGAACCCGGGCAGACACGCGCGAACAACCTGCATCCCCTGTGCCGAAAGCATCACAACCTCAAGACCCACGCGAACTGGAGGGTGACCCGTGACCCCGGTACGGGTGTCACGCGCTGGACCGCGCCCGCCGGCGCCACCGCCGTCGTCGGCCCCGCCGTCGTCGACCCGGTCATCCGATACGGGCTCGCCCACGGCATGACCCTCGCCGAGCCACCTGGCAGGCCGACCACGCCGTCGGGCCGGGCGAGCGAGGAGAACGAGGAGAGTCCGGCGTCCGGCCCGCCTCCGTTCTGA
- a CDS encoding DUF368 domain-containing protein, with amino-acid sequence MTTQHEASSPRHATSNPSRASSWASAPWNAVRGGLVGAAESVPGISGGTVALVVGLYDHLIDAASQLVHAARELVTGIFRGRGPAAGLRALKEINWALLVPVLVGMVVVLLLSLKLIAPLLESNPVPTRAVFFGMIAVSIAVPLRMMPRRFGALDAVLFLAAAAVAFLLTGLPEAQVGEPELWYVFIGAALAINALVLPGVSGSFLLLVMGLYIPVQQAVESRDLGFVAVFLLGAVVGLGSFVKLLRWLLHNRRQGTMAVLGGLMLGSLRSLWPWQSETNELLAPTGSVVGPLLLAVAGAGVVLLAMVWESRVARGA; translated from the coding sequence GTGACTACCCAGCACGAGGCATCGTCTCCTCGCCACGCCACCTCGAACCCGAGCCGTGCGTCGTCGTGGGCATCCGCTCCCTGGAACGCCGTGCGTGGTGGGCTGGTCGGCGCCGCCGAATCGGTACCCGGTATCTCGGGCGGCACGGTGGCACTCGTCGTCGGCCTCTACGACCACCTGATCGACGCCGCGAGCCAGCTCGTCCACGCGGCCCGCGAGCTCGTCACCGGCATCTTCCGGGGACGCGGCCCGGCCGCGGGCCTGCGTGCCCTGAAGGAGATCAACTGGGCGCTCCTCGTGCCGGTGCTGGTCGGCATGGTCGTGGTGCTGCTGCTGTCGCTCAAGCTCATCGCCCCGCTGCTCGAATCGAACCCCGTGCCGACGCGCGCCGTGTTCTTCGGCATGATCGCGGTCAGCATCGCGGTGCCGCTGCGCATGATGCCGCGCAGGTTCGGCGCGCTCGACGCCGTGCTGTTCCTCGCGGCCGCGGCCGTGGCGTTCCTGCTCACGGGCCTGCCCGAGGCCCAGGTCGGAGAACCCGAGCTGTGGTACGTGTTCATCGGCGCGGCGCTGGCGATCAACGCCCTCGTGCTCCCCGGCGTCTCCGGCTCGTTCCTGCTGCTCGTGATGGGCCTGTACATCCCGGTGCAGCAGGCGGTCGAATCCCGCGACCTCGGTTTCGTCGCGGTCTTCCTCCTGGGCGCCGTGGTGGGGCTCGGGAGCTTCGTCAAGCTGCTGCGGTGGCTGCTGCACAACCGCCGCCAGGGCACCATGGCGGTCCTCGGCGGCCTGATGCTGGGCTCGCTGCGCTCGCTGTGGCCGTGGCAGAGCGAGACCAACGAACTCCTCGCGCCGACGGGATCGGTGGTCGGCCCGCTGCTGCTCGCGGTGGCCGGCGCCGGCGTCGTGCTGCTCGCGATGGTGTGGGAGTCCCGGGTGGCCCGTGGCGCCTGA
- a CDS encoding ATP-binding SpoIIE family protein phosphatase, giving the protein MPPSVGDLVLRGAASIGVPVFLTGAFEDGLPLLWANEAFEKYADVRFSDLAGRRLSVLGDRLSDPEDAAKVSAHLAAGEEVQAMARSALRGGISGWVQVTLTPARAANHGRVTHWIGISVDVSEHMERQAAQLATLTVENRQREDSDLIAQTTELLADLEYPYVLRDIAELLGHVVKWAGFYVNDDGLKPAEGIDVANPPSGRGRRHARYVAGDDQPRGGPQRGIQDQLGDTTAAGGTTVAPGRLLEVVDSVQDLLDGKGDEPVTLHLDIPHAQYSASGWLQRELNRRLTDEMGGVPRSVVVHPVAGRKSTLGLLVVWLADAGADEVLFYEGTDESEEVRGVLEVVARRAGNAIDNARLYAREHRLAETLQRAMLPEQAEVPGLDVWTYYAPNAEHAQVGGDWYDILQISTEIVGLVIGDVVGHDVEAAATMGQLRSVVRSYAFELFTPGEVLEKVDQLVAGMGIPRSASMVYAALRKKGDEWQAIEYSRAGHLPPLLLRRGEVITLDQGGGALIGFGSRERTTGEHGLRPGDTLLFYTDGLIERRDRPLRLGLEALLDTAAAIQAKDAAGVGEELLARLADKPEDDVAIVVVRVPDPEGDRAQPTLSPRWRRWMLPSEPSSIGRARHAVLRTCQAWGIEESAQAELVVSELVANGVLHGWGHIALRLYDTGEGLRIEVEDSNPAPPVATDGHPNRLGGFGMQIVDRLAEWGWRPSGTGKLVWAKLRDQAK; this is encoded by the coding sequence ATGCCGCCGTCCGTCGGCGATCTCGTGCTGCGCGGTGCCGCGAGCATCGGCGTCCCGGTCTTTCTCACCGGGGCCTTCGAGGACGGCCTGCCCCTGCTGTGGGCGAACGAGGCGTTCGAGAAGTACGCGGACGTCCGGTTCTCCGACCTCGCCGGGCGCCGGTTGTCCGTGCTCGGCGACCGGCTCAGCGACCCCGAGGACGCCGCCAAGGTCAGTGCTCACCTGGCCGCCGGTGAGGAGGTGCAGGCGATGGCACGCTCCGCGCTGCGCGGCGGGATCTCGGGCTGGGTCCAGGTCACCCTGACGCCCGCCCGGGCGGCGAACCACGGCCGGGTGACGCACTGGATCGGGATCAGCGTCGATGTCTCGGAACACATGGAGCGCCAGGCGGCCCAGCTCGCCACCCTCACCGTGGAGAACCGGCAGCGCGAGGACAGCGATCTGATCGCGCAGACCACGGAGCTGCTCGCGGACCTCGAGTACCCCTACGTCCTGCGGGACATCGCCGAGCTGCTCGGCCACGTCGTGAAGTGGGCCGGCTTCTACGTGAACGACGACGGGCTCAAGCCCGCCGAGGGCATCGACGTCGCGAACCCCCCGTCGGGCCGCGGACGCAGGCATGCCCGGTACGTCGCCGGGGACGACCAGCCGCGCGGCGGCCCGCAACGCGGCATCCAGGACCAGCTCGGCGACACCACGGCCGCGGGAGGCACGACGGTCGCCCCGGGCCGGCTCCTGGAGGTGGTCGACAGCGTCCAGGATCTCCTCGACGGCAAGGGCGACGAACCGGTCACCCTGCACCTCGACATCCCGCACGCGCAGTACTCCGCGTCCGGCTGGCTGCAACGAGAGCTGAACCGGCGGCTGACGGACGAGATGGGCGGGGTACCCCGCAGCGTCGTCGTCCACCCCGTGGCCGGGCGGAAGAGCACGCTGGGCCTGCTGGTGGTGTGGCTGGCCGACGCCGGCGCGGACGAGGTCCTGTTCTACGAGGGCACGGACGAGTCGGAGGAGGTCCGCGGCGTGCTCGAGGTGGTCGCGCGCCGGGCCGGGAACGCGATCGACAACGCTCGCCTCTACGCACGCGAGCACCGGCTCGCCGAGACCCTGCAGCGCGCCATGCTGCCCGAGCAGGCCGAGGTACCGGGCCTCGACGTGTGGACCTACTACGCGCCCAACGCGGAACACGCCCAGGTGGGCGGCGACTGGTACGACATCCTGCAGATCTCGACGGAGATCGTGGGACTCGTCATCGGCGACGTCGTGGGGCACGACGTCGAGGCCGCGGCCACGATGGGCCAGCTGCGGTCGGTGGTGAGGTCCTACGCGTTCGAGCTGTTCACCCCCGGCGAGGTGCTGGAGAAGGTGGACCAGCTCGTCGCGGGCATGGGCATCCCCCGCTCGGCGAGCATGGTGTACGCGGCGCTGCGCAAGAAGGGCGACGAGTGGCAGGCGATCGAGTACTCCCGGGCGGGGCACCTCCCGCCGCTGCTGCTGCGAAGGGGCGAGGTCATCACCCTGGACCAGGGTGGTGGGGCGCTGATCGGCTTCGGGTCGCGCGAGCGCACCACCGGCGAGCACGGCCTGCGTCCGGGCGACACCCTGCTGTTCTACACGGACGGCCTGATCGAGCGGCGTGACCGGCCGCTGCGTCTCGGTCTCGAGGCGCTCCTGGACACCGCGGCGGCGATCCAGGCGAAGGACGCGGCCGGTGTCGGCGAGGAGCTGCTGGCGCGGCTGGCCGACAAGCCGGAGGACGACGTCGCGATCGTCGTCGTGCGAGTTCCCGATCCCGAGGGGGACCGTGCCCAGCCGACGCTGTCGCCGCGGTGGCGGCGCTGGATGCTGCCGAGCGAGCCGTCGTCCATCGGGCGGGCCCGGCACGCGGTGCTGCGCACCTGCCAGGCATGGGGCATCGAGGAGTCGGCGCAGGCCGAACTGGTGGTGTCGGAGCTCGTGGCCAACGGCGTGCTGCACGGCTGGGGGCACATCGCCCTGCGGCTCTACGACACCGGCGAGGGCCTGCGGATCGAGGTCGAGGACTCCAACCCGGCGCCCCCGGTCGCCACGGACGGGCACCCGAACCGGCTGGGCGGGTTCGGCATGCAGATCGTGGATCGCCTGGCCGAATGGGGCTGGCGACCGTCCGGCACGGGAAAACTGGTCTGGGCCAAGCTTCGCGACCAGGCGAAGTAG
- the fbaA gene encoding class II fructose-bisphosphate aldolase — protein MPIATPEVYGEMIDRAKAGKFAYPAVNITSSQTITAALRGFAEAESDGIIQVSVGGSEYGSGATIKDRIAGSLALAAYATEVAKNYSVNIAIHTDHCVKENLDSWVKPLLAIEAEQVRNGQNPTFQSHMYDGSTVPLDENLVISAELLELSQAAKTILEIEVGVVGGEEDGHEAEINEKLYTTPADGLATVKALGAGEKGRYLTALTFGNVHGVYKPGAVKLRPSILADIQKAVGDEIGKENPFDLVFHGGSGSTEAEIAEAVDNGVIKMNIDTDTQYAFSRPVADHFFKNYDGVLKIDGEVGNKKAYDPRAWGKLAEAGMAARIVEACRQLRSAGTKM, from the coding sequence ATGCCCATCGCAACCCCCGAGGTCTACGGCGAGATGATCGACCGGGCCAAGGCCGGTAAGTTCGCCTACCCCGCGGTCAACATCACGTCGTCGCAGACCATCACCGCCGCCCTGCGCGGCTTCGCCGAGGCGGAGTCGGACGGCATCATCCAGGTGTCGGTCGGCGGCAGCGAGTACGGCTCGGGCGCCACGATCAAGGACCGCATCGCCGGTTCGCTCGCGCTCGCCGCGTACGCCACCGAGGTCGCGAAGAACTACTCGGTGAACATCGCGATCCACACCGACCACTGCGTCAAGGAGAACCTCGACTCCTGGGTGAAGCCGCTGCTCGCGATCGAGGCCGAGCAGGTCAGGAACGGCCAGAACCCGACGTTCCAGTCGCACATGTACGACGGCTCGACCGTCCCGCTGGACGAGAACCTCGTCATCTCCGCCGAGCTCCTCGAGCTCTCGCAGGCCGCGAAGACGATCCTCGAGATCGAGGTCGGCGTCGTGGGCGGCGAGGAGGACGGCCACGAGGCCGAGATCAACGAGAAGCTGTACACGACGCCCGCGGACGGCCTGGCCACGGTCAAGGCGCTCGGCGCGGGTGAGAAGGGCCGCTACCTGACGGCCCTGACCTTCGGCAACGTGCACGGCGTCTACAAGCCGGGCGCGGTCAAGCTGCGCCCGTCGATCCTCGCGGACATCCAGAAGGCCGTGGGTGACGAGATCGGCAAGGAGAACCCGTTCGACCTGGTCTTCCACGGTGGTTCCGGTTCGACGGAGGCGGAGATCGCCGAGGCCGTCGACAACGGCGTCATCAAGATGAACATCGACACGGACACGCAGTACGCGTTCAGCCGCCCCGTGGCCGATCACTTCTTCAAGAACTACGACGGCGTCCTGAAGATCGACGGCGAGGTCGGTAACAAGAAGGCCTACGACCCGCGTGCGTGGGGCAAGCTCGCCGAGGCGGGCATGGCGGCCCGCATCGTCGAGGCGTGCCGCCAGCTCCGGAGCGCCGGCACCAAGATGTGA
- a CDS encoding TrmH family RNA methyltransferase translates to MAPDPVGVGPWPGGPQAWPTVDEGAGPRPDPRYDPELLAEGDRRNVADRYRYWTVEAIVADMDARRPADRQLHVAIENWSHDLNIGSVVRTANAFNAAGVHVVGRRRWNRRGAMVTDRYLHVHHHADAEALAAWAAGPETGDGRLPVVGIDNVPGSVPIEGRALPPRCLLLFGQESTGLTPEAQAVCDVILHITQHGSTRSVNAGAAAAIAMYAWAAQHL, encoded by the coding sequence GTGGCGCCTGACCCCGTCGGCGTCGGGCCGTGGCCCGGCGGCCCGCAGGCGTGGCCCACGGTGGACGAGGGCGCGGGCCCGCGCCCCGATCCCCGCTACGACCCCGAGCTGCTCGCCGAGGGAGACCGGCGGAACGTCGCCGACCGGTACCGCTACTGGACGGTCGAGGCGATCGTCGCGGACATGGACGCCCGCCGCCCGGCGGACCGGCAGCTGCACGTCGCGATCGAGAACTGGTCGCACGACCTGAACATCGGCTCGGTGGTGCGTACCGCCAACGCGTTCAACGCGGCGGGCGTGCACGTGGTGGGTCGACGGCGCTGGAACCGCCGAGGGGCGATGGTCACCGACCGCTACCTGCACGTCCACCACCACGCCGACGCGGAGGCGCTCGCGGCGTGGGCCGCTGGTCCGGAGACCGGCGACGGCCGTCTCCCCGTCGTCGGGATCGACAACGTCCCGGGCTCCGTGCCGATCGAGGGCCGTGCGCTCCCGCCGCGCTGCCTCCTGCTGTTCGGGCAGGAGTCCACGGGCCTGACTCCCGAGGCGCAGGCGGTCTGCGACGTCATCCTGCACATCACGCAGCACGGCTCCACACGCTCCGTCAACGCCGGGGCCGCCGCGGCGATCGCCATGTACGCGTGGGCCGCGCAGCACCTGTGA
- a CDS encoding helix-turn-helix domain-containing protein, translated as MVAVVAPSRPHRVATLVTEGMAPFELSSVVEVFGLPRPEVDGPWYTLDVCSDRPGDPLRMTGGFSVSAEHGLDVLAGADTVVVPAVVDPRSGPGDDVVRALRAAHARGARVVSICSGAFALAAAGLLDGREATTHWQYAGLLAERFPAVSVRPDVLYVDHGDVLTSAGSAAGLDLCLHLVRTDHGPAVANMVARRLVVPPHRAGGQAQFIEAPVVPAEERDDVGGALAWALDHLAEPISVDVLAHRAHMAPRTFARHFARRTGTSPIRWLITQRVQASLPLLEAGEPVSRAAALVGFDSPVTFRHHFTRTMGTSPAAYRKAFHG; from the coding sequence ATGGTCGCCGTCGTCGCTCCGTCTCGTCCGCACCGCGTGGCCACGCTGGTCACCGAGGGCATGGCGCCGTTCGAGCTGAGTTCCGTCGTGGAGGTGTTCGGGCTGCCCCGCCCGGAGGTCGACGGCCCCTGGTACACGCTGGACGTGTGCAGTGACCGGCCGGGCGATCCCCTGCGGATGACCGGCGGATTCTCCGTGTCGGCCGAGCACGGTCTCGACGTGCTCGCGGGTGCGGACACCGTCGTCGTCCCCGCCGTCGTCGACCCACGCTCCGGACCCGGGGACGACGTCGTCCGGGCGCTCCGTGCCGCGCACGCGCGCGGGGCGCGGGTGGTCTCGATCTGCTCGGGCGCCTTCGCGCTCGCGGCGGCGGGCCTGCTGGACGGGCGCGAGGCGACCACGCACTGGCAGTACGCGGGTCTCCTCGCGGAACGGTTCCCGGCGGTCTCGGTGCGCCCCGACGTGTTGTACGTGGACCACGGGGACGTCCTGACCAGTGCGGGCAGTGCGGCCGGCCTCGACCTGTGCCTGCATCTGGTGCGCACGGACCACGGCCCGGCGGTCGCGAACATGGTCGCCCGGCGGCTCGTCGTGCCACCGCATCGGGCGGGCGGCCAGGCGCAGTTCATCGAGGCGCCGGTGGTCCCGGCCGAGGAACGGGACGACGTCGGAGGCGCGCTCGCCTGGGCCCTCGATCACCTGGCGGAGCCGATCAGCGTGGACGTGCTCGCGCACCGGGCGCACATGGCCCCTCGCACGTTCGCGCGGCACTTCGCGCGGCGCACGGGCACCTCGCCGATCCGCTGGCTGATCACGCAGCGGGTCCAGGCGAGCCTCCCGCTGCTGGAGGCCGGGGAGCCGGTGTCGCGGGCGGCGGCGCTGGTCGGTTTCGACAGCCCGGTGACGTTCCGCCACCACTTCACCCGCACGATGGGCACCAGTCCGGCCGCCTACCGCAAGGCGTTCCACGGCTAG
- a CDS encoding septum formation family protein, protein MTSPDQPEVNEEVNEPDKPTTAEHPAQATEPADAMREDAGEAGADTSAPGDGEPPAHHDADTDAATPGSVTTSAGVPDRVMAAARAGRTGVDAGDDAADAASQDGGDAADAAGAEASPDDGEGPPTGDPVPGEAVSFEDLALLAISSAHETNAGPRTIAQPADAGDEGSAEIVETPSENTETGAPDGERGAEPGAAAEPPTSQEQEQEQEPTAATGRPEHDHEPAPEPGPAASSETETETETETETETETETETETETEVSRDPAPEPATATDQAVPEPGPEALPDPEASPDPAPQPAAATDRPAPEPEPAPEPEPEPAPEPAPAPAPAPAPGSQAPPAPEPEASPDPAPEPAAATDPAAPVAPPAQTGPPLPPPAPADEPAFASPSGPTPAVGPMPPVPAPPAQSTHPAPQPPPAPPRQAPPGQQPPAQASFPPTGPGAPPAPGAFPGQAEFRPSWDQSQDYASATSYAGWDPSEIAAARKRRRRNLGLAGAAVAGVAVVAVVLTVIGNAMNKQGWVPVTPDIAQAREVNSVQLVLGSCIDKIPLDGAVDTVHVVPCDSPHEAQVVGRTDFEQDAVWPGDGAAGQKVAQVCGAKQLSAEVRKGDQAKRLRYVVWTPSESSWDDGDRVGLCVAASDTALTDSLLN, encoded by the coding sequence ATGACGTCGCCCGACCAACCCGAGGTCAACGAAGAGGTCAACGAGCCGGACAAGCCGACAACGGCTGAGCATCCGGCCCAGGCCACCGAACCCGCCGACGCGATGCGAGAAGACGCCGGCGAGGCGGGCGCGGACACGAGCGCCCCGGGCGACGGCGAGCCGCCCGCCCACCACGACGCCGACACCGATGCCGCGACGCCCGGATCGGTGACCACGTCGGCCGGCGTGCCCGACCGGGTGATGGCCGCGGCGCGAGCGGGTCGGACCGGGGTGGACGCGGGCGATGATGCTGCCGACGCCGCGTCCCAGGACGGGGGCGATGCCGCGGACGCGGCAGGCGCCGAAGCCTCCCCGGACGACGGCGAAGGTCCGCCGACGGGCGATCCGGTGCCGGGCGAGGCCGTCTCGTTCGAGGACCTCGCTCTGCTCGCGATCTCCTCGGCGCACGAGACGAACGCCGGCCCACGGACGATCGCGCAGCCCGCCGACGCCGGCGACGAGGGCTCGGCCGAGATCGTGGAGACCCCCTCGGAGAACACCGAGACCGGGGCGCCCGACGGCGAGCGCGGCGCAGAGCCCGGAGCCGCCGCAGAGCCGCCAACCTCCCAGGAGCAGGAGCAGGAGCAGGAGCCGACCGCCGCCACCGGCCGGCCCGAGCACGACCACGAGCCCGCGCCCGAGCCGGGCCCGGCAGCATCTTCCGAGACCGAGACCGAGACCGAGACCGAGACCGAGACCGAGACCGAGACCGAGACCGAGACCGAGACCGAGACCGAGGTCTCCCGGGACCCGGCGCCGGAACCGGCCACTGCCACTGACCAGGCCGTGCCTGAGCCGGGCCCTGAAGCCCTGCCCGATCCGGAGGCCTCCCCCGATCCGGCGCCGCAACCCGCCGCTGCCACCGACCGGCCCGCGCCGGAGCCAGAACCAGCGCCCGAGCCCGAGCCCGAGCCCGCACCCGAGCCCGCACCTGCACCCGCACCTGCACCTGCACCAGGCTCGCAAGCCCCGCCCGCGCCCGAGCCGGAGGCCTCCCCGGACCCGGCGCCGGAACCGGCTGCCGCCACCGACCCGGCCGCGCCCGTCGCACCTCCAGCGCAGACCGGGCCACCTCTGCCACCTCCGGCCCCCGCGGACGAGCCGGCCTTCGCGTCGCCGAGCGGGCCCACGCCCGCCGTCGGACCCATGCCACCCGTGCCCGCGCCGCCCGCTCAGAGCACCCATCCCGCGCCCCAGCCACCCCCGGCGCCGCCCCGGCAGGCACCTCCGGGGCAGCAGCCGCCCGCACAGGCATCCTTCCCGCCCACCGGACCCGGTGCCCCGCCCGCGCCGGGCGCGTTCCCCGGGCAGGCGGAGTTCCGCCCGTCCTGGGACCAGTCCCAGGACTACGCGTCCGCGACGTCGTACGCGGGGTGGGACCCGTCCGAGATCGCCGCGGCCCGGAAGCGCCGCCGCAGGAACCTTGGCCTGGCCGGGGCGGCCGTCGCCGGCGTCGCGGTCGTCGCCGTCGTCCTGACGGTGATCGGGAACGCGATGAACAAGCAGGGGTGGGTGCCGGTCACGCCCGACATCGCCCAGGCCAGGGAGGTCAACTCCGTCCAGCTCGTGCTCGGGTCGTGCATCGACAAGATCCCGCTGGACGGAGCGGTGGACACGGTCCATGTCGTCCCCTGCGACTCGCCGCACGAGGCCCAGGTGGTGGGCCGTACCGACTTCGAGCAGGACGCGGTCTGGCCCGGGGACGGCGCCGCCGGTCAGAAGGTCGCCCAGGTCTGCGGGGCCAAGCAGCTCAGCGCCGAGGTCCGCAAGGGCGACCAGGCCAAACGTCTCCGCTACGTGGTGTGGACGCCGAGCGAGTCGTCCTGGGACGACGGCGACCGGGTCGGCCTGTGCGTCGCGGCCAGCGACACCGCCCTCACGGATTCCCTGCTGAACTGA
- a CDS encoding rhodanese-like domain-containing protein, protein MTTTPDTTAAVAHFSRRLAFETDVADVHTALGDTGADLTLVDVRSPEAWDAGHLPAAVHLPGGKLRLRAEGTIPRDKPVVVYCWGPGCNAATKAALELATQGYQVKEMLGGFEYWVREGFPYDTATGRVRPAPDPLSAPPHSHRDHV, encoded by the coding sequence ATGACGACCACTCCCGACACCACTGCCGCCGTCGCCCACTTCAGCCGCCGCCTCGCCTTCGAGACCGACGTCGCCGACGTCCACACCGCGCTCGGCGACACGGGGGCGGACCTCACGCTCGTCGACGTCCGCTCCCCCGAGGCATGGGACGCCGGGCACCTTCCCGCCGCCGTCCACCTGCCGGGCGGCAAGCTCCGCCTGCGCGCCGAAGGGACCATCCCCCGCGACAAGCCCGTCGTCGTGTACTGCTGGGGCCCCGGCTGCAACGCCGCCACCAAGGCCGCCCTCGAGCTCGCGACCCAGGGATACCAGGTCAAGGAGATGCTCGGCGGCTTCGAGTACTGGGTGCGCGAGGGCTTCCCGTACGACACGGCGACGGGCCGGGTCCGGCCCGCCCCGGACCCCCTGAGCGCCCCGCCGCACTCCCACCGCGACCACGTCTGA